One Bacillota bacterium LX-D genomic region harbors:
- a CDS encoding DUF2273 domain-containing protein has translation MELEQLINVLFKHHRGKLIGILLGLFFGLLSAVLGFWKALFIAFCIFVGYYIGKRIDENKNFKSLLEKLFKE, from the coding sequence ATGGAATTAGAGCAACTAATAAATGTTTTATTTAAGCATCATAGGGGAAAATTAATAGGTATACTACTTGGGCTTTTTTTTGGGTTACTTTCCGCTGTGTTAGGTTTTTGGAAAGCTTTATTTATTGCCTTCTGTATTTTTGTTGGATATTATATAGGAAAAAGAATTGATGAAAATAAAAATTTTAAGAGCCTATTGGAAAAGCTTTTTAAAGAATAA
- the nusB gene encoding transcription antitermination factor NusB — MGRRLAREKAMQVVFQIDVGKIQPDIAIENIMQETELASDDFEFFKKLVDGVLANLYFLDEKIKKYTIDWDIERLANVDRNILRLAVYEMYFLPTEIPQNVSINEAIELVKKFGNPESSKYINGILDRIKKEAVSQMGDKNV; from the coding sequence TTGGGTAGACGTTTAGCTAGGGAAAAAGCCATGCAGGTTGTGTTTCAAATAGACGTAGGTAAAATTCAACCTGATATAGCAATAGAAAATATTATGCAAGAAACGGAATTAGCTTCTGATGATTTTGAATTTTTTAAGAAACTAGTGGATGGGGTTCTTGCCAATTTATACTTTTTAGATGAGAAAATAAAAAAATATACAATTGATTGGGATATAGAACGTTTAGCTAATGTTGACCGAAATATATTAAGATTAGCTGTATACGAAATGTATTTTCTTCCAACGGAAATACCCCAAAACGTTTCAATTAATGAAGCAATTGAGTTGGTTAAAAAATTCGGCAACCCTGAATCTAGTAAATATATTAATGGAATTCTTGATCGAATTAAAAAAGAGGCAGTAAGTCAGATGGGTGATAAAAATGTCTGA
- a CDS encoding O-sialoglycoprotein endopeptidase: MSDILGIDTSCYTTSVAVVNTSQQLIMEHRQLLQVPLGSKGLQQSWAVFQHMKNLPVLLDKVAAKINFHKISTVVVSNRPRPAINSYMPVFQVGLNFAKTVSTILQVPVKLTSHQEGHIMAGLWSANVGLLKRFITVHLSGGTSEILLVEKLENEETVFNVNLLGSTKDISAGQLVDRVGVAMGFPFPCGYYIEDLAKNAQGTITIPSTVKNTDFSFSGAEAQAKRLLENGENKAEIARAIESCIAKTIEKAILKATEKFNCSDVLVVGGVASNQFIKARLCSRLQHKSFGIKTYFAESRYSSDNAVGCALIGIL; this comes from the coding sequence ATGTCTGATATTTTAGGTATTGATACCAGCTGTTATACTACTTCAGTAGCAGTTGTAAATACAAGTCAGCAACTAATAATGGAACACCGCCAACTGTTACAAGTTCCTTTGGGATCTAAAGGGCTTCAGCAATCTTGGGCGGTGTTTCAGCATATGAAAAACTTGCCTGTTTTACTTGATAAGGTAGCTGCAAAAATAAATTTTCATAAAATTAGCACCGTTGTTGTTAGCAATAGGCCAAGACCCGCAATAAATTCATACATGCCTGTATTTCAGGTTGGTCTAAATTTTGCTAAAACAGTATCTACAATCTTACAAGTACCTGTAAAATTAACATCTCACCAAGAAGGACATATTATGGCTGGTTTATGGTCTGCCAATGTGGGCTTATTAAAAAGATTTATTACGGTACATTTATCGGGAGGAACATCTGAAATACTTTTAGTTGAAAAATTGGAGAATGAAGAAACAGTATTCAACGTAAATCTACTTGGAAGTACCAAAGATATTAGTGCAGGGCAGTTAGTTGATCGAGTTGGTGTTGCCATGGGTTTTCCCTTCCCTTGTGGCTACTATATTGAAGATTTAGCCAAAAATGCACAAGGAACAATAACTATACCATCTACTGTTAAAAATACCGATTTTAGCTTTTCGGGAGCAGAAGCTCAGGCAAAAAGGCTACTTGAAAATGGTGAGAATAAGGCTGAAATTGCTAGAGCCATCGAAAGTTGTATCGCCAAAACAATTGAAAAGGCTATACTTAAAGCAACTGAAAAATTTAATTGTTCGGATGTTTTAGTTGTTGGAGGGGTTGCTAGTAACCAGTTTATAAAAGCTAGATTATGCTCCCGTTTACAACATAAGTCCTTTGGAATAAAAACATACTTTGCAGAAAGTAGATATAGCTCAGATAATGCGGTTGGTTGTGCTTTGATAGGAATACTTTAA
- a CDS encoding sulfide/dihydroorotate dehydrogenase-like FAD/NAD-binding protein has protein sequence MYKIIKKQILSSSIKLMEIEAPKVAAKAKAGQFIIVRANETGERIPLTIADSNKNTGIITIIFQEVGYSTLELGRMEVGQSVTDFVGPLGKPSEIENYGEIICVGGGIGIAPIYPIAKALKNAGNKVISIIGARTKELLFWDDQMRQISDELYIATDDGSYGQQGFVTDILKNFLEQRKQIAKVWAIGPVVMMRAASNITKAFHVPTIVSMNPIMVDGTGMCGACRVAVNQETKFACVDGPEFDGHLVDWDLAERRLNMFKEEEKVILDKKLWR, from the coding sequence GTGTACAAAATCATTAAGAAACAAATTTTATCTTCATCTATTAAGCTAATGGAAATTGAAGCTCCTAAAGTTGCTGCAAAAGCAAAAGCAGGGCAATTTATAATTGTACGAGCAAATGAAACCGGTGAACGAATTCCCTTAACTATAGCAGATTCTAATAAAAATACTGGCATAATTACAATTATTTTTCAGGAAGTTGGTTACTCCACATTAGAGTTAGGCCGTATGGAAGTAGGACAAAGTGTAACTGATTTTGTTGGTCCTTTGGGGAAACCTTCAGAAATTGAAAACTATGGTGAAATTATATGTGTTGGGGGGGGAATAGGTATAGCACCTATTTATCCAATTGCAAAAGCGTTAAAAAATGCAGGCAATAAAGTAATTTCAATCATCGGTGCCAGGACAAAAGAACTACTATTTTGGGATGATCAAATGCGCCAAATAAGCGATGAACTTTACATTGCCACTGACGATGGTTCTTACGGCCAGCAAGGTTTTGTCACGGACATTCTCAAAAATTTTTTAGAACAAAGAAAGCAAATTGCAAAGGTTTGGGCTATAGGTCCTGTTGTTATGATGCGAGCCGCTTCCAATATAACAAAAGCCTTTCATGTTCCTACCATTGTTAGTATGAATCCAATTATGGTTGATGGTACGGGAATGTGCGGCGCATGCCGAGTTGCCGTTAACCAAGAAACGAAATTTGCTTGTGTTGACGGGCCAGAATTCGATGGCCACTTGGTTGACTGGGATTTAGCAGAACGTCGATTAAATATGTTTAAAGAGGAAGAAAAAGTTATTTTAGATAAAAAATTGTGGAGGTGA
- the gltA gene encoding NADPH-dependent glutamate synthase, which yields MPVQKATERVNNFGEVALGYDEKMAVEEANRCIQCKKPTCIKGCPVGVKIPEFIQLIKEKKVPEAVSKIKEKNSFPAICGRVCPQENQCEKYCVLAKKKAPVAIGRLERFAADYMLDNREESYEVPSDTGYKVAIVGAGPAGLTCAADLAKLGHKVTIFEALHVPGGVLMYGIPEFRLPKNIVKTEIENLKKLGVEIELNYVVGMLDTVDELLEQGYNAVFIGTGAGLPYFMNIPGENLNGVYSANEFLTRTNLMKAYDFPNNSTPIKVGEKVAVIGAGNVAMDAARTALRLGAKESYIVYRRSQEEIPARHEELEHAVEEGVQLKLLISPTEIHGDKNGWVKGMTCINYELGEPDASGRRKPIAIKGSEHYFSIDTVVMAIGQGPNPLVLKTTPGLELNKYGNIVANENGQTSKQGVFAGGDIVTGAATVILAMGAGRKAAKAIDEYLKTISNN from the coding sequence ATGCCTGTCCAAAAGGCAACTGAAAGGGTTAACAATTTTGGAGAAGTTGCTTTGGGCTATGATGAAAAAATGGCTGTTGAAGAAGCTAATCGTTGTATTCAATGTAAAAAGCCAACCTGTATTAAAGGTTGTCCAGTAGGTGTGAAAATACCTGAATTTATTCAACTGATTAAAGAAAAAAAAGTCCCTGAGGCTGTAAGTAAAATTAAGGAAAAGAATAGCTTTCCTGCTATTTGTGGACGTGTTTGTCCCCAAGAAAACCAGTGCGAAAAATATTGTGTTTTAGCCAAAAAAAAAGCTCCCGTGGCCATAGGAAGATTGGAAAGATTTGCAGCTGACTATATGTTAGATAATCGCGAAGAAAGTTATGAAGTTCCTTCAGATACGGGGTATAAAGTTGCTATTGTTGGTGCTGGGCCAGCTGGGCTTACATGCGCTGCTGATTTAGCAAAATTAGGCCATAAAGTAACAATCTTTGAAGCTTTACACGTACCTGGTGGTGTTTTAATGTATGGAATACCAGAATTCCGTTTGCCAAAAAATATTGTAAAAACAGAAATTGAAAACTTAAAGAAATTAGGAGTAGAAATTGAATTAAATTATGTGGTTGGAATGCTGGATACTGTAGACGAATTATTAGAACAAGGTTATAATGCTGTATTTATTGGGACCGGCGCGGGACTACCTTATTTTATGAATATACCTGGTGAAAATTTAAATGGAGTATACTCGGCAAATGAATTTTTAACTAGAACAAATTTAATGAAAGCCTATGATTTTCCTAATAATTCTACTCCAATAAAAGTTGGTGAAAAAGTAGCTGTTATTGGAGCAGGGAACGTAGCTATGGATGCTGCACGTACAGCATTACGTTTAGGGGCAAAAGAATCCTATATTGTATATCGACGATCCCAGGAAGAAATTCCTGCAAGACACGAAGAATTAGAACATGCAGTGGAGGAAGGTGTACAGCTTAAGCTCTTAATTAGTCCAACCGAAATACATGGTGATAAAAACGGCTGGGTCAAAGGAATGACATGTATAAATTACGAATTAGGGGAGCCTGATGCTAGCGGACGGCGGAAACCAATAGCCATAAAAGGTTCTGAACACTATTTTAGTATTGATACTGTTGTAATGGCTATTGGTCAAGGTCCAAATCCCCTTGTCTTAAAAACTACTCCTGGATTAGAGCTAAATAAGTATGGAAACATTGTTGCTAATGAAAATGGGCAAACATCTAAACAAGGTGTTTTTGCTGGAGGTGATATTGTAACTGGTGCTGCTACAGTTATTCTAGCTATGGGAGCTGGTAGAAAGGCTGCCAAGGCCATTGACGAGTATCTAAAAACAATATCTAATAATTAG
- a CDS encoding cyclodeaminase/cyclohydrolase family protein: protein MSEIFDMPFRKVIEVSASKSPTPGGGSVSAMSACFGAAMLSMVGNLTTGKEKYQDVEADIQSILKKLDSILKELEVLVEKDINDFNNFMTIIKMPKETEEQKQQKENLKQKALKDATDTPLKIAKTCLEGLKIAKEIALIGNKGAISDVGVGAYVLESALNSVLLSVDINLPSIKDELYKQNVIKDKDKIVNEAKEILNKTIEVVQQRINQ, encoded by the coding sequence ATGAGTGAGATATTTGATATGCCATTTAGGAAGGTTATCGAGGTTTCAGCTTCTAAGTCTCCAACTCCAGGCGGAGGAAGTGTCTCTGCCATGTCAGCTTGTTTTGGCGCTGCGATGCTATCAATGGTGGGTAATTTAACTACAGGCAAAGAAAAATATCAAGATGTTGAAGCTGATATTCAAAGTATTCTTAAGAAACTTGACTCTATTCTTAAAGAGTTAGAAGTTTTAGTTGAAAAAGATATAAATGATTTTAACAATTTCATGACTATAATAAAAATGCCTAAAGAGACAGAAGAACAAAAACAACAAAAAGAAAATTTAAAACAAAAAGCATTAAAAGACGCAACAGATACACCATTAAAAATTGCTAAAACATGTTTGGAAGGACTAAAAATCGCAAAAGAAATAGCTTTAATAGGAAATAAGGGTGCAATTAGTGATGTTGGTGTTGGAGCATATGTTTTAGAATCAGCCTTAAATAGTGTATTGCTAAGTGTTGATATCAACCTTCCAAGTATTAAGGACGAATTATATAAACAAAATGTTATTAAAGATAAAGATAAAATTGTAAATGAAGCAAAAGAAATATTAAACAAAACTATTGAAGTAGTTCAACAAAGAATTAATCAATGA
- the xseA gene encoding exodeoxyribonuclease VII large subunit — protein MSSPNFPHTLTVTELNNHLKSLIENNLLLQNFWIRGEISNLKLATSGHIYFTLKDKYSRIKSVMFRSAAQKLLFSLANGMEVLLRAYLSIYNKEGIYQLYVQEIHHLGLGNLKIAYEQLKDKLKREGLFELDQKQTIPILSNKIGIVTSLTGSVLHDIISIISQNFPNLNIIICPAAVQGSEAPYEIAQAIKKLNIYNDVEIIILARGGGSIEELWAFNTEEVARAIYASKIPIISAIGHETDFTIADLVADLRAPTPSAAAELVSSQKRRFQDELRQKKFYLVKNIYNYLENCHLGLKKVLESNAFKYPFSNLREHKQSLEYTKKQIQVLVKNILKGKRNEVAHYAEKLNTLSPLAVLQRGYAICKDSNGNLITDANQVQEGENIEIQLKYGELFCLVQHQIKE, from the coding sequence ATGAGTAGTCCTAATTTTCCACACACGTTAACTGTAACTGAATTAAATAACCATCTAAAATCTTTAATTGAGAATAACTTGTTGTTACAAAACTTTTGGATACGCGGTGAAATATCAAATTTAAAACTGGCTACTTCTGGACATATTTATTTTACTTTGAAAGATAAATATTCCCGTATAAAATCAGTAATGTTCCGCTCTGCTGCACAAAAGTTGCTTTTTAGTTTAGCCAATGGAATGGAAGTATTGTTAAGGGCATATTTGTCTATTTATAATAAAGAAGGAATCTATCAATTATATGTCCAAGAAATACACCATCTAGGTTTAGGGAATTTAAAAATTGCTTATGAACAGCTCAAGGATAAATTAAAAAGAGAAGGACTATTTGAGCTTGATCAAAAACAAACGATACCAATTTTATCTAATAAAATTGGTATCGTTACTTCATTAACCGGCTCTGTTTTACATGATATTATTAGTATAATATCTCAAAACTTTCCGAACTTAAACATAATTATTTGTCCTGCTGCTGTGCAAGGTTCAGAAGCTCCTTATGAAATTGCGCAGGCAATAAAAAAGTTAAATATCTACAATGATGTCGAGATAATAATTTTAGCACGAGGCGGAGGTTCAATTGAGGAGTTATGGGCTTTTAATACCGAAGAAGTAGCTAGAGCTATATACGCCTCTAAGATTCCTATAATTTCAGCAATTGGGCATGAAACAGATTTTACAATAGCAGATTTGGTAGCAGACTTGAGGGCACCTACTCCATCTGCTGCTGCAGAATTAGTGTCCTCTCAAAAAAGAAGATTTCAAGATGAATTACGCCAAAAAAAGTTTTATCTCGTGAAAAATATCTATAATTATTTAGAAAATTGTCATTTGGGGCTTAAAAAAGTATTGGAGAGCAATGCTTTTAAATATCCTTTTAGTAATCTAAGAGAACACAAACAATCATTGGAATATACAAAAAAACAGATTCAAGTTCTAGTTAAGAACATTTTAAAAGGAAAAAGGAATGAAGTAGCCCATTATGCAGAAAAATTAAATACACTAAGCCCTTTAGCAGTTCTCCAACGTGGTTATGCTATTTGTAAGGATTCTAACGGTAATTTAATTACTGACGCGAACCAAGTCCAAGAGGGAGAAAATATAGAAATACAACTAAAATACGGGGAATTATTCTGCTTAGTCCAGCATCAAATTAAGGAGTAA
- a CDS encoding exodeoxyribonuclease VII small subunit, giving the protein MKKISYEEAMQRLEILIKELEAGNDSLDGALAKFEEGVKLIQYCQQKLNKVEQKISVLIESGLNNLQVEPWKAEEGQNES; this is encoded by the coding sequence ATGAAGAAAATTTCATATGAAGAGGCAATGCAACGTCTGGAAATTTTGATTAAAGAGTTAGAAGCAGGAAATGATTCATTGGATGGTGCTTTAGCTAAATTTGAGGAGGGTGTTAAGCTTATTCAGTATTGTCAACAAAAATTAAATAAAGTTGAGCAAAAAATAAGTGTTTTAATTGAAAGTGGACTAAATAATTTACAAGTTGAGCCATGGAAAGCAGAGGAAGGACAAAATGAATCTTAA
- a CDS encoding polyprenyl synthetase family protein, with product MNLKLYLQQRKDIINQALEQQLPSNEQYPQNIYKAMRHSIFAGGKRIRPILTLATCELISDDYERAIPAACAIECIHTYSLIHDDLPAMDNDDYRRGVPTCHKVYGEAIAILAGDALLTYAFQILAEDQLVSNYNPAVAIRLIHEISSACGPFGLIGGQVLDIESENKKVDEQTLKYIHQNKTGALITTSIRAGAILGGATEEQLDALTSYGKFLGLAFQITDDILDIEGSIENLGKQPGSDLKNSKVTFPAVYGLEEAKVRANKAVEDAIDSLHIFGDKSACLKNLAKFILERSN from the coding sequence ATGAATCTTAAATTATATTTACAACAAAGAAAAGACATTATTAACCAAGCCTTGGAGCAACAGTTGCCCAGCAATGAACAATACCCTCAAAATATATATAAGGCTATGCGACATAGCATTTTTGCTGGTGGGAAAAGAATACGTCCAATTCTTACCTTGGCAACTTGTGAACTTATCAGTGATGACTATGAAAGAGCAATTCCTGCTGCATGTGCAATTGAGTGTATTCATACATATTCTTTGATACATGACGATTTGCCTGCTATGGATAATGATGATTATCGGCGAGGTGTTCCAACTTGTCATAAGGTATATGGGGAAGCAATTGCAATTTTAGCCGGTGATGCTTTACTAACTTATGCATTTCAAATTTTAGCTGAAGACCAGTTAGTAAGTAATTATAATCCAGCAGTGGCTATTCGACTTATCCATGAGATTAGCAGTGCCTGTGGGCCTTTCGGTTTAATTGGTGGACAGGTGTTAGACATTGAGTCTGAAAATAAAAAAGTTGATGAACAAACATTAAAATATATTCATCAAAATAAAACAGGAGCTTTAATTACAACATCAATTAGGGCGGGGGCGATTTTAGGAGGAGCGACGGAAGAACAATTAGATGCTCTGACCAGTTACGGAAAATTCCTTGGTTTGGCATTTCAAATTACTGATGATATACTTGATATTGAAGGAAGTATAGAGAATTTAGGTAAACAACCTGGTAGCGACCTTAAAAATAGCAAAGTAACTTTTCCTGCAGTCTATGGACTTGAGGAAGCTAAAGTACGAGCTAATAAGGCAGTTGAAGACGCTATAGATAGTTTACATATTTTTGGCGATAAAAGTGCTTGCCTAAAAAATTTAGCAAAATTTATTCTAGAGCGCTCTAATTAA
- the dxs gene encoding 1-deoxy-D-xylulose-5-phosphate synthase, whose translation MTSLESITGPESIHDYTIKDLEKTATKIRRQIIDTVSKNGGHLAPNLGVVELTLALHKVFDSPNDKIIWDVGHQSYVHKILTGRLQNFHTLRQYGGLSGFPKRSESIHDPFETGHSSTSISAALGLALARDLNGDKHEVVAVIGDGALTGGMAFEALNNAGHLGTHLLVVLNDNEMSISSNVGALSAYLSRIRTEPFYSKSKEEIENILRKLPTIGDKVVRVADKVKDSLKYLIVPGVLFEELGFTYLGPIDGHNIGVMKSVFERGKQTKGPVLIHVVTKKGKGYKPAELNPDLYHGVGPFDISTGKIQKKDKISNYTEVFGKKIVEMGKNYPKLVAITAAMASGTGLSKFAKIFPDRFFDVGIAEQHAVTLAAGLAAGGYKPVVAIYSTFLQRAFDQVLHDVCMQKLPVIFAVDRAGLVGEDGETHQGVYDISFLRTIPNLTMLAPKDEYELEEMFEFCLNLESPSVIRYPRGSGIGERAIISQQKIQISKPEVLRKGKNLAIIASGPIIYDCLVAANYLSKKGIDAAVVNSRFIKPLDINFIRDIVNKYKVLVTVEEHTLAGGFGSAVMEAVARAGETANFLCIGLPDQFITHGNVSTLRSIFGLDAQGIYNQILHYLQNNYYKKTRSNLL comes from the coding sequence ATGACTTCTTTGGAAAGTATAACTGGTCCCGAATCTATACATGATTATACTATAAAAGATCTAGAGAAAACCGCGACTAAAATTAGACGGCAAATTATTGATACAGTTTCTAAAAACGGAGGACATTTAGCACCTAATTTAGGTGTTGTTGAATTAACTCTGGCCTTACATAAAGTATTTGACTCTCCCAATGATAAAATTATCTGGGATGTTGGTCATCAATCATATGTACATAAAATTTTAACGGGAAGATTGCAAAATTTTCATACTTTAAGGCAATATGGGGGATTAAGTGGCTTTCCTAAAAGATCTGAAAGTATTCATGATCCTTTTGAGACTGGACATAGTAGCACTTCTATTTCAGCTGCACTTGGACTAGCTTTAGCTAGGGATCTGAATGGAGATAAACATGAGGTTGTAGCCGTTATTGGTGATGGTGCTCTTACAGGTGGAATGGCTTTTGAAGCTTTAAATAATGCAGGTCATCTTGGAACACATTTATTAGTAGTACTTAACGATAATGAAATGTCTATCTCATCGAATGTTGGTGCTTTATCTGCCTATTTAAGTCGTATACGAACTGAACCTTTTTACTCCAAAAGTAAAGAGGAAATAGAAAATATTTTACGAAAATTACCTACTATAGGTGATAAAGTTGTTCGTGTAGCAGATAAAGTTAAAGATAGTTTGAAGTATTTAATTGTACCAGGCGTTTTATTTGAAGAGCTAGGTTTTACGTACCTAGGTCCCATTGACGGGCATAACATTGGAGTCATGAAAAGTGTCTTTGAAAGAGGAAAGCAAACTAAAGGACCCGTACTAATTCATGTTGTAACTAAAAAAGGTAAAGGTTATAAGCCTGCTGAGTTAAACCCTGATTTATATCATGGAGTAGGCCCTTTTGATATTTCTACAGGAAAAATACAAAAAAAGGATAAGATTTCAAATTATACAGAGGTTTTTGGCAAAAAGATAGTAGAAATGGGTAAGAATTATCCGAAATTAGTTGCAATTACTGCCGCAATGGCTTCTGGCACTGGATTAAGTAAATTTGCTAAAATTTTTCCAGACCGTTTTTTTGACGTAGGAATTGCAGAACAACATGCAGTTACATTAGCTGCTGGTTTAGCTGCTGGTGGGTATAAACCAGTTGTCGCTATTTACTCAACATTTTTGCAAAGGGCATTTGATCAAGTATTGCATGATGTTTGCATGCAAAAGTTACCAGTAATTTTTGCAGTTGACCGTGCAGGGCTCGTGGGTGAAGATGGGGAAACTCATCAAGGTGTTTATGACATTTCCTTTTTGCGAACTATACCAAATTTAACGATGTTAGCACCAAAAGACGAATACGAATTGGAAGAGATGTTTGAGTTTTGTCTAAATCTAGAAAGCCCATCAGTAATCCGTTATCCAAGAGGAAGCGGTATTGGGGAGAGGGCAATAATTTCTCAACAAAAAATACAAATTTCCAAACCGGAAGTGTTGCGTAAAGGGAAAAATTTAGCTATTATAGCTTCCGGTCCCATTATATATGATTGTCTGGTTGCTGCTAATTACCTTAGTAAAAAAGGTATTGATGCAGCTGTAGTAAATTCTAGGTTTATTAAGCCTTTAGATATTAATTTTATTCGTGATATAGTGAATAAGTATAAGGTACTAGTTACTGTGGAAGAGCATACTTTAGCTGGAGGATTTGGAAGTGCTGTAATGGAAGCTGTAGCCAGAGCTGGGGAAACTGCTAACTTTCTATGTATTGGACTGCCTGATCAATTTATAACTCACGGCAATGTAAGTACTCTTCGTTCAATATTTGGCTTAGATGCCCAAGGAATCTACAACCAAATTTTGCATTACCTACAAAACAATTACTACAAGAAAACAAGGAGTAATTTATTATGA
- a CDS encoding TlyA family RNA methyltransferase, whose amino-acid sequence MKKERLDILLVQSGFYSSREKAKAAIMAGLILVNGEKIDKPGTLVPVDSTLKKTGNDLPFVSRGGLKLQKALQVFPINLNDKIILDVGSSTGGFTHCALLNGAAKVFAVDVGYGQLAWQLRQDPRVISLERTNVRFLSPDNLGMKADISTIDVSFISLSKVFPTVKNCLKENGQIIALIKPQFEAGKEKVGKKGVVKDPTVHQEVILNVIREAQAQSMYVAGLTFSPITGSEGNIEYLIWLKCEGLDHIDLKKLVVDTVIEAHTKHRKKIADNE is encoded by the coding sequence ATGAAAAAAGAGCGTTTAGATATACTTCTTGTACAAAGTGGATTCTATAGTAGCCGCGAGAAAGCAAAGGCAGCTATCATGGCAGGGTTAATTTTAGTAAATGGAGAAAAAATTGATAAGCCTGGTACCTTAGTGCCTGTTGACTCTACACTGAAAAAAACTGGAAACGATCTTCCATTTGTGAGTAGGGGAGGATTAAAATTACAAAAAGCTTTACAAGTTTTTCCTATTAATTTAAATGATAAAATTATTTTAGATGTGGGTTCTTCTACAGGGGGCTTTACTCATTGCGCTTTGCTTAATGGAGCAGCTAAAGTATTTGCGGTGGATGTAGGCTATGGTCAATTAGCCTGGCAATTACGTCAGGATCCTAGAGTAATTTCTTTAGAACGTACCAACGTTAGATTTTTGTCACCTGATAATTTGGGTATGAAAGCAGATATTAGTACCATTGATGTATCTTTTATATCCCTTTCTAAGGTTTTTCCAACTGTTAAGAATTGTTTAAAAGAAAATGGGCAGATTATCGCTTTAATTAAACCTCAATTTGAAGCTGGTAAAGAAAAGGTTGGGAAAAAGGGAGTAGTTAAAGATCCTACAGTTCACCAGGAAGTAATTTTGAACGTTATACGTGAAGCACAAGCCCAAAGCATGTACGTCGCTGGATTAACTTTTTCTCCTATAACAGGATCAGAAGGAAATATTGAGTATCTGATTTGGTTAAAATGTGAAGGATTGGATCATATAGATTTAAAAAAACTAGTTGTTGATACTGTTATTGAAGCACATACTAAGCACCGAAAAAAGATAGCAGATAACGAGTAA
- a CDS encoding GxxExxY protein — translation MNSFDFLLIGIIIGLILYYCIAKKYKRKKNQTRLKVAKQAETAAARLLLKAGYEIIASQKKIQYSLKFDGQTIKNLVIADFIVQKKNKTYLVEVKTGKQTLKPTAPAIRRQLLEYFLVFKTDGIILIDMNEKIFHEIEFAFSRANVDFNTKAVIVSFLLGIFLTCFLLLNLGYF, via the coding sequence ATGAATTCTTTCGACTTTTTATTGATAGGTATTATTATAGGATTAATTTTATATTATTGCATAGCAAAAAAATATAAAAGAAAAAAGAATCAAACTAGGCTTAAAGTGGCTAAACAGGCCGAAACTGCCGCTGCTAGATTACTACTAAAAGCAGGATATGAAATTATTGCTTCCCAAAAGAAGATTCAATATAGTCTAAAATTTGATGGTCAAACAATTAAAAATTTAGTTATAGCAGATTTCATTGTTCAAAAAAAAAATAAGACATATCTTGTTGAAGTTAAAACTGGAAAACAAACTTTAAAGCCGACTGCTCCTGCAATTAGGAGACAGTTATTAGAATATTTTTTAGTTTTTAAAACTGATGGTATTATCCTTATAGATATGAATGAAAAGATATTTCATGAAATAGAGTTTGCTTTTTCTAGAGCTAACGTAGACTTTAATACTAAAGCAGTTATAGTGTCTTTTCTACTTGGAATTTTTTTGACTTGTTTTCTTTTACTAAACTTAGGATATTTTTAG